A genome region from Solanum pennellii chromosome 12, SPENNV200 includes the following:
- the LOC107005543 gene encoding myb family transcription factor APL, with protein sequence MFHAKKPSTMNSHDRPMCVQGDSGLVLTTDPKPRLRWTVELHERFVDAVTQLGGPDKATPKTIMRVMGVKGLTLYHLKSHLQKFRLGKQPHKEFNDHSVKDGDRATSLELQRNSASSSGMIGRNMNEMQMEVQRRLHEQLEVQRHLQLRIEAQGKYMQTILEKACQTLGGEENMSLPTRTFKGIGNHQGGLTPDISAAFKEFGTPPLTFSSFQDLNICGEHIDLHAQSSMGERSSSFDGFMNLSNTSTDHNLSLGKKRSSPYNTSNGKSPFMWSDDFRLHELGGGGSCLGSNNEDDHQIIQMERSCNPEIDSVSDMYESKPLLQDEKKFDTKPERPSPRRAAQVSSLSAQGGRNSVFG encoded by the exons atgtTCCATGCCAAGAAACCTTCTACTATGAATTCTCATGATAGACCTATGTGTGTTCAAGGTGACTCTGGTCTCGTCCTTACCACTGATCCAAAACCTCGTCTTCGTTGGACAGTTGAGCTTCATGAACGCTTCGTTGATGCTGTTACTCAGTTAGGTGGACCTGATA AGGCAACACCTAAAACTATTATGAGAGTTATGGGTGTTAAGGGTTTAACCCTTTACCATCTCAAGAGTCATCTTCAG AAATTTAGACTGGGAAAACAACCACACAAAGAATTTAACGATCACTCAGTGAAGGATGGCGATAGAG CTACAAGTTTAGAACTACAAAGAAATTCAGCATCTTCATCTGGAATGATAGGACGTAATATGAATGa GATGCAAATGGAGGTGCAAAGAAGGCTGCATGAACAATTGGAG GTACAAAGACACCTTCAATTGAGGATTGAAGCACAAGGAAAATACATGCAAACTATATTAGAAAAAGCTTGTCAAACATTAGGTGGAGAAGAAAATATGTCATTACCAACAAGAACCTTTAAAGGTATTGGAAATCATCAAGGAGGATTAACACCAGACATTTCAGCTGCCTTCAAAGAATTTGGAACACCTCCTCTAACTTTCTCATCATTCCAAGACTTGAACATATGTGGAGAACACATCGATCTTCATGCTCAGAGTAGCATGGGTGAACGATCCTCATCCTTTGATGGATTCATGAACTTGAGCAATACTTCAACCGATCATAACTTGTCTCTTGGAAAGAAAAGGTCTAGCCCTTACAATACTAGCAATGGAAAGAGTCCATTTATGTGGTCAGATGATTTTCGTCTACATGAGTTAG gtgGAGGAGGTTCGTGTTTAGGTTCTAATAATGAAGACGATCATCAAATTATTCAGATGGAGAGGAGTTGCAATCCTGAGATTGATTCGGTGTCTGATATGTACGAGTCTAAGCCGTTACTACAAGATGAGAAGAAGTTTGACACAAAACCGGAGAGGCCTTCCCCAAGAAGAGCTGCCCAGGTTTCGAGTTTGAGTGCTCAAGGTGGACGAAATTCTGTTTTCGGGTAA